The Neurospora crassa OR74A linkage group IV, whole genome shotgun sequence genome has a segment encoding these proteins:
- a CDS encoding profilin has translation MSWQAYVDSSLVGTGHIDKAAIISAAGDSTWAATPGFTLSPDEMKFISAVLGDNGKGSNVDKVFAEGLHVAGQRYVAFNIEGRHVYGRQGKTGVIIVKTTQAILVAHYGENAVAGNSTQTVEALADYLVKAGY, from the exons ATGTCCTGGCAAG CCTATGTTGACTCGAG CCTTGTTGGCACCGGCCACATCGATAAGGCCGCCATCATCAGCGCCGCTGGTGACAGCACCTGGGCTGCGACTCCCGGCTTCACG CTGAGCCCCGATGAGATGAAGTTCATCTCCGCCGTCCTCGGCGATAATGGCAAGGGCTCCAACGTTGACAAGGTTTTCGCTGAGGGTCTCCACGTTGCCGGTCAGCGCTACGTTGCCTTCAACATCGAGGGTCGCCACGTCTACGGTCGCCAG GGCAAGACTggcgtcatcatcgtcaagaCAACACAGGCCATCCTCGTCGCCCACTACGGCGAGAACGCTGTCGCCGGCAACTCGACACAGACCGTCGAGGCGCTCGCCGATTACCTCGTCAAGGCCGGATACTAA
- a CDS encoding Got1 family protein: MPTMWLSDSQKIGVAFCSGGGFFLIGGVLLFFDRAMLAMGNILFLIGLTIIIGPQKTFTFFARKQKAKGTAAFFSGLALILMRWPLIGFCVELYGIMILFGDFLGTIAGFARNIPVIGPYIGTAVDRSGVVARQNADLPV; this comes from the exons ATGCCTACAATGTGGTTATCCGACTCCCAAA AAATTGGAGTCGCCTTTTGCTCTGGCG GTGGCTTTTTCCTCATCGGCggtgtcctcctcttctttgacCGGGCCATGCTTGCCATGGGCAAT ATTCTCTTCCTAATCGgcctaactataataatcgGTCCCCAAAAAACTTTCACCTTCTTCGCACGCAAGCAAAAGGCCAAAGGTACGGCGGCTTTTTTCTCCGGTCTGGCTTTGATTTTGATGCGCTGGCCTTTGATCGGCTTCTGCGTGGAGCTTTATGGGATCATGATCCTCTTTGGCGACTTCCTGGGAACGATAGCGGGTTTCGCGCGCAACATTCCTGTTATTGGACCTTATATCGGCACCGCGGTTGATCGGTCTGGTGTGGTAGCGAGGCAGAATGCGGATTTGCCTGTTTAA
- the arp-5 gene encoding chromatin remodeling complex subunit has product MAPSAVDDTVSRREMWKTLPDPVLYPVKEAKFEKYIEPQSDGYERAKAQSGGNPAIVIDNGSWAVRAGWSFENAPRLAVPPIMAKYRDRKLGKTFSFAGQDCYADTSARGHIRNAFEAGTGIVSNWDVMEHVLDYVFLKLGMNGVDGAIDMPIVMTEAVANLPYSRKSMTEIIFECYGAPSLTYGIDSLFAYRHNQGKTGIVVSSSHSATHLIPVYNQKPLLAQATRLNWGGWHAAEYLLKLIKLKYYYGFPGKLNSSQAENMVRDFCYVSQDYDSELANYLEWTGLEDRERIVQYPYTEEVINQKTEEELARIAERKKESGRRLQEQAAKMRLERLMKKEQELEYYKDVQRRISEQTTKKEIKRILDDAEVKDEAALDRMVKELEKSIKRARTKDLGGEQEEEQEAPDFSLLDVPDDQLDEAGLKQKRQQRLMKSNHDARARAKAEKEAEKARIAEEARLDEERRTNDLEGWLEEKRQLRLAKLAQIKERDRLKADLGNRKSLANQIRMKNLANLASDTPATTGRKRRRGGDDDDFGADDADWGVYRSVAIGANKGDSDDEEEAEEDLEASVRALEQDLLEYDKEFTYEHTLEAQNDWTKSLLHAFRYGPRPFDAAAPAETHRLHLNVERIRVPEVIFQPSAIAGVDQAGIIEIAGDILNQRLVGIPGLDRDSFLKDIFLTGGNTMFQGFDERMRASLMPLLPAGTPLTVRKAKDPILDAWKGAAGWAGSEDWQRAKVTREEYQEKGAEYLKEHDLGNAFS; this is encoded by the exons ATGGCGCCCTCCGCAGTTGATGATACTGTCAGCAGGCGGGAAATGTGGAAGACTCTTCCTGATCCCGTCCTGTACCCAGTCAAGGAAGCCAAATTCGAAAAGTACATCGAGCCACAGTCGGACGGATACGAGCGCGCAAAGGCTCAATCTGGAGGAAATCCAGCTATCGTCATAGATAACG GTTCCTGGGCTGTCCGAGCGGGATGGTCTTTCGAAAATGCGCCCCGACTAGCCGTTCCCCCAATCATGGCCAAGTATCGCGATAGAAAGTTGGGCAAGACCTTTTCTTTTGCTGGCCAAGACTGCTATGCCGACACATCTGCGCGAGGACACATACGGAACGCCTTCGAGGCTGGGACCGGTATTGTGAGCAATTGGGATGTTATGGAGCACGTGCTGGACTACGTCTTCTTGAAGCTTGGCATGAATGGTGTCGATGGGGCGATTGATATGCCGATTGTCATGACCGAGGCTGTCGCAAACTTGCCCTACTCGAGAAAAT CCATGACCGAAATCATCTTCGAATGTTACGGCGCCCCCTCCCTCACGTACGGAATCGACTCTCTGTTCGCATACCGACATAACCAAGGCAAGACCGGTATCGTCGTCTCTTCATCACACAGCGCTACCCATCTTATACCGGTTTACAACCAGAAGCCATTGCTAGCCCAGGCTACGAGGCTGAACTGGGGCGGCTGGCATGCCGCGGAATATCTGCTGAAACTGATAAAgctaaaatactactatggATTCCCCGGCAAACTCAACTCGTCACAAGCTGAGAATATGGTTCGGGATTTCTGCTATGTCTCCCAAGACTACGACAGTGAACTAGCAAACTATCTGGAGTGGACTGGACTTGAGGACAGAGAACGCATTGTTCAATATCCTTACACGGAGGAAGTTATCAATCAAAAGacagaggaggagctggcccGGATAGctgagaggaagaaggaaagcggTCGGAGGCTGCAAGAACAGGCCGCCAAGATGCGCTTGGAAAGActgatgaagaaggaacaaGAGCTCGAGTATTACAAGGACGTCCAGCGCAGAATCTCGGAACAAACGACCAAGAAAGAGATCAAGCGCATCCTTGATGATGCTGAGGTGAAGGATGAAGCTGCTTTGGATCGGATGGTCAAGGAGCTGGAGAAATCCATCAAGCGGGCACGGACCAAAGATCTTGGAGGCgaacaagaggaagagcaagaagctCCCGACTTCAGCCTGCTTGATGTGCCTGATGACCAATTGGATGAGGCGGGACTCAAGCAGAAGAGGCAACAACGTTTAATGAAGTCGAACCACGATGCTCGAGCACGGGCCAAGGCTgagaaggaggccgagaaggccaGGATAGCGGAAGAAGCCAGGTTGGATGAGGAGAGGCGGACCAACGATCTGGAGGGATGGCTTGAGGAGAAGCGCCAGCTTCGTCTTGCCAAGCTAGCTCAAATCAAAGAGCGCGATCGCCTCAAGGCCGATCTTGGTAACCGCAAGTCACTGGCTAACCAAATACGGATGAAGAACCTGGCAAACCTTGCCTCAGATACGCCCGCGACCACCGGTCGCAAGCGGCGTCGCGGcggtgacgatgacgacttTGGTGCCGATGATGCCGACTGGGGTGTCTACCGCAGTGTGGCCATTGGCGCAAACAAGGGTGAcagcgatgacgaggaggaggccgaagAGGATCTCGAAGCGTCGGTCCGCGCGCTGGAGCAAGACTTACTCGAGTACGACAAGGAATTCACGTATGAGCACACACTCGAAGCCCAGAACGACTGGACAAAGTCCCTCCTGCATGCCTTCCGGTACGGGCCGAGGCCGTTCGatgcagcagcaccagcagaaACGCATCGTCTCCATCTGAATGTCGAGCGCATCCGTGTACCCGAGGTGATCTTCCAGCCCAGTGCTATTGCTGGTGTTGATCAGGCCGGTATCATCGAGATTGCTGGCGATATCTTGAACCAGCGACTGGTTGGTATCCCGGGGCTCGATCGGGATTCGTTCCTCAAGGATATCTTCCTAACCGGTGGAAATACCATGTTCCAAGGATTTGACGAGAGAATGCGCGCTAGCCTTATGCCATTACTCCCGGCTGGCACCCCACTCACCGTCCGCAAGGCGAAGGATCCCATCCTCGACGCATGGAAGGGCGCTGCCGGCTGGGCGGGCAGCGAAGATTGGCAAAGGGCTAAAGTTACGAGGGAGGAGTATCAGGAGAAGGGAGCTGAGTATCTGAAG GAGCATGACTTGGGTAACGCTTTTAGCTAG